The segment AATTAGCCGTGGACGCGAAGACGTCAGCCGTGTTGTGCCAGATATCGATTCTGCCGTCCCCATCGCCATCTGCGCCATAGCGTAAAAATGAGCTGGGCATAAACTGATTCTGCCCCATGGCACCGGCCCAGGAGCCCTGCAGATCGCCGGGGGCAATATGCTGCTGCTGAATAATGTGCAGTGCCGCAATCAGCTCCCGGGTGAAAAAGGCCTCGCGCCGTCCTTCAAACGCCAGCGTGGAGAGCGCGGAGATCACCTCTTCCCGACCCTGAATGTTGCCAAAATGACTCTCCATCGCCCACAGAGCGACAATGTACTCTGGCTGCACGCCCGAGCGCTGGCTTACGGGGGCCAACTGCGCCCGGTATTGCTGCAAGCTGTCGCGCGCCTGCTGAATCTTCGCCGTCGTTAATACGCGCCCCAGGTACTCGCTGAGGGTGACTTTATTCTCAGGCTGATTGCGATCGGCTGAAATGGCGCGATCGACAAAGTGTACCCCGTTAAAGGCGGTATTGAGGGTGGCATCGTCGATACCCTGCTGCCTTGCCTTATCTTTTAACTGCGCCACATAGGCCGGGAATTCGGCAGGATCGCGCCCTTCCGTGGCCAGCGTGCTTTTGCTCGTGGACGAAAGAAAGTGGCCGTGGGTGACAGCAGATCCGGCTGAAACTGATGATGGCAGCGCAGGAGCCGCTGATGCCTGCGTGGGGGCCGCGCTGTTTTTACTGGCGCATCCCGCCAGCGCAAGCGCGAGAATAATTGTGCTGAGCGAGGGAGTCTTCATGCGGCATCCTTTTGGATTCAGACACCGCCACAAATTAAATCTGAACGACGAAACCGGTAGCGGTGAATAATTGCAGACGATTCTTAATTAGGCTTCTTCGCCGTTTCCAGATGACTCTTAAGCAAACTTTCCAGCGGCGGGGGAACTTGTAAATAATAACCCTGCTCTTGCAGACTGGCTTTTACCTTATCCAGGCTGGCATTGACCAGACGCTTACTGCCATCAAGCGGCAGCATCATCGCCATTTGCGGCTTGCCAAAACCCCTGAGCAGTTCTTCCGGCACGCGGGAGAAATCGTCCTTTTTTTCAACATAAAGATAAGTCTGGTCACGCTTTGGACTTCTGTAGATCACACAAAACATATTTTTTACTCGAATTAACCTGGCTGGCACCTTGCCTGAATATAGTAGTAACTATAACATGCTTGCAGAACTTCGGAATATTTCCCCATTACGATTAAATGCCGGTTCAGCTGGCCTGATTGGGGAATTTGAATAACAGGACTGAGCCGGGCCAGATGTCACAAACGCCAATTGAGTTAAAAGGCAGCAGTTTTACTCTGTCAGTTGTTCACCTGCACCATGCCGATCCGGACGTGGTTCGTCAGGCGATTCAGGATAAAGTCAATCAGGCGCCAGCCTTTTTGAAAAATGCGCCGGTCGTGTTAAACGTGGCTTCATTAACCCGCGACGTCAACTGGCGACAGATGCAGGAAGCGATTACCTCCGCCGGATTGCATATCGTTGGCGTTAGCGGCTGTAAAGACGAGTCGTTAAAACGTGTTATCAGCCGGGCAGGTCTGCCGCTGCTGTCGGAAGGCAAGGAGCAGCAAAGAAGCGCTGAGATTATTGAGCCTCCCGCCCCGCAGCCTGCCGCTGAACCTGCCGCCGTCAGAACCCGATTAATTAATACGCCGGTCCGATCGGGTCAGCAAATTTACGCTAAAAACAGCGATCTGATTGTGACCAGCAGCGTTAGCGCCGGGGCGGAATTGATTGCTGATGGCAATATCCATATTTATGGCATGATGCGTGGTCGCGCCCTTGCCGGTGCGAGTGGCGATCGTGAATGCCAGATTTTTTGTACCAGCTTATCAGCCGAGCTGGTTTCCATCGCCGGTGAATACTGGATTATGGACCAGATCCCTGCTGAATTTTTTGCAAAAGCCTCGCGTCTTTGTTTAAAAGATGGCGAGCTGACTATACAGACACTGAACTGAGCCAGGCTCACGAGCCCTTTCTTTTCTTAAGGAAATTATTATATGGCACGCATTATTGTAGTTACTTCGGGTAAAGGAGGCGTGGGAAAAACCACGTCCAGCGCGGCCATCGCTACCGGTTTAGCCCAGAAAGGTAAAAAAACCGTGGTGATCGATTTTGATATCGGCCTGCGTAATCTCGATCTGATTATGGGCTGTGAGCGCCGCGTAGTGTACGACTTTGTGAACGTAATACAGGGTGACGCTACGCTGAATCAGGCTCTGATTAAGGATAAGCGTACCGAAAAACTCTTTATTCTGCCTGCTTCGCAGACCCGTGATAAAGACGCGCTAACGCGTGAAGGCGTTGAGAAGGTGCTGGATGACCTCGGGAAAATGGACTTCGACTTTATCGTCTGTGACTCCCCGGCCGGGATCGAAACCGGTGCGCTGATGGCGCTTTACTTCGCCGATGAAGCCATTATTACTACCAACCCTGAAGTCTCCTCCGTGCGTGACTCCGACCGCATCCTGGGCATCCTCTCGTCGAAATCCCGTCGGGCAGAAAACGGCCAGGATCCGATTAAAGAACATCTGCTGTTAACCCGTTACAATCCGGGCCGCGTTAACCGTGGTGATATGCTGAGCATGGAAGACGTGCTGGAGATCCTGCGTATTCCACTGGCGGGCGTTATCCCGGAAGATCAGTCCGTGCTGCGTGCCTCCAACCAGGGCGAGCCGGTCATTCTTGACGCTGAATCCGATGCGGGCAAAGCCTATGCCGATACCGTTGACCGTATTCTCGGTGAAGAACGCCCCTTCCGCTTCATTGAAGAAGAGAAGAAGGGTTTCCTGAAACGCCTGTTTGGGGGATAAACCATGGCCTTACTCGATTTCTTTTTATCCCGTAAAAAGAGCACAGCCAATATAGCCAAGGAGCGGCTGCAGATTATCGTGGCAGAACGCAGGAGGGGCGATAGCGAGCCCCACTATCTGCCACAGCTGAAGAGGGATATTTTGGAAGTCATCTGCAGGTATGTGAAGATCGATCCAGAGATGCTTAGCGTGAAGCTGGATCAGAAAGACGACGACATTTCGATTCTGGAGCTAAACGTGACGCTCCCGGAGGCAGAAGACGCCCCGAAATGAGCCGCATCAGCGTATGGCTTTCCCCTGCGGGTTGCAGGGGAAACCATCAGGCGTATTCAGCCTGCAGCAGCGCCATGATGTCGTTGCCTAACAGCTGTCCCCGCCAGCCATCAATCAGCTCTGGCCTTATTTCCTGCGGCTTTATTTTCCAGTACCAGCTTAACAGCTGATTAATCTGACGACGTGAAGCCAGCAGTTCCTGGCTGACGCCGTGTTGCTCAGCGGCCGCCACCACGAGCGATTTTAGCGCCTTGAATGCCGCTTTGTAGGCAGGATTGTCAATCAGGTTAACGATCGGCTCGGGTAGCTCGCTGTCATCAAAGGCATTTGCCTGCGCCACCATGCCCACCAATGCCCTGCCGTGAAAACGGATCTCCTGACCGGCCAGACCGAGGTGATCGAGTTCGCCCAGCGACCCCGGCATAAAGCGCGCCACCTTCCACAGGTTCTCCTCGCGCACAACAAAGTTAACCGCCATATCCTTTTCGCGAGCCATGTCAAGCCGCCAGGCCGCCATCAAACGCAGCGCCGCCAGCTGGCGTGGACGCAGCTGCCAGGCATTGGTGATGTCACGGTAAGCCTCTTCAGGCGCAACCACCACCTGTCGACGTCGGCACAGCAGCCCACACTCATCAAGCGCAGCGTCCAGCTTACCGGCGGCCCCGGCTTCGGCCATCAGCTTGTGGGCGATGGGCAGCAGATAGAACACATCGGCGGCGGCATACTGGCACTGCTTTTCCGTCAGCGGTCGCGCAATCCAGTCGGTGCGGGATTCACTTTTATCCAGTGCGATGCCGGTAAAGGATTCAACAAGCGTGGCGAAGCCGCAGGACATCGGGCGTCCGGTAAAGGCAGCAAGTATTTGGGTATCAATCATCGGCGTGGGCAGAACGCCATACTCGTGCAAAAAGACTTCCAGGTCTTCGCTGCCAGCATGCAGGAACTTGATGACACCCTCGTCAAGCAGCAGGTCGCGAAACGGTGCCCACTCGGTAATAGGGAGAGGGTCAATAAGCGCGATGTGCTCCCCGTCATACAGTTGAATCAGCCCCAGCCGGGGATAATAGGTACGGGTCCGGACGAATTCGGTATCCAGCGCCAGCGCGGGGAACTGACGGGCAGTCTGACAAAGTTCAGCCAGCGCCTCGTTGGTGGTTATCATGGTGTAATTCAAAACGATCCTCTCGCTGCGGCGTTCTGCGCCTCAGTGTCATCACAAAAAAACGCCGGGAAACCCGGCGTGATAGCGTTTATCGGCGGTGTTGTCACCTCGTCAGGATGCTTTCGCTATCCTGATTGCCTCATCGCGGAGTTCGCGCCGCAGGATTTTCCCCACGTTACTCTTGGGCAGCTCAGTGCGAAATTCGACGATTTTGGGAATTTTATACCCGGTAAGATGTTTTTTGCAGTGGATAATCAGCTCCTCCTGGGTAAGAGAGGGATCTTTTTTTACCACACAGATTTTTACCGTTTCACCCGCGGCCTCATTGGGCACGCCGACGGCGGCGGCTTCCCTGACCTTTGGGTGCAGCATCAGCACATC is part of the Erwinia sp. HDF1-3R genome and harbors:
- the minE gene encoding cell division topological specificity factor MinE: MALLDFFLSRKKSTANIAKERLQIIVAERRRGDSEPHYLPQLKRDILEVICRYVKIDPEMLSVKLDQKDDDISILELNVTLPEAEDAPK
- the minD gene encoding septum site-determining protein MinD, whose product is MARIIVVTSGKGGVGKTTSSAAIATGLAQKGKKTVVIDFDIGLRNLDLIMGCERRVVYDFVNVIQGDATLNQALIKDKRTEKLFILPASQTRDKDALTREGVEKVLDDLGKMDFDFIVCDSPAGIETGALMALYFADEAIITTNPEVSSVRDSDRILGILSSKSRRAENGQDPIKEHLLLTRYNPGRVNRGDMLSMEDVLEILRIPLAGVIPEDQSVLRASNQGEPVILDAESDAGKAYADTVDRILGEERPFRFIEEEKKGFLKRLFGG
- the minC gene encoding septum site-determining protein MinC, translated to MSQTPIELKGSSFTLSVVHLHHADPDVVRQAIQDKVNQAPAFLKNAPVVLNVASLTRDVNWRQMQEAITSAGLHIVGVSGCKDESLKRVISRAGLPLLSEGKEQQRSAEIIEPPAPQPAAEPAAVRTRLINTPVRSGQQIYAKNSDLIVTSSVSAGAELIADGNIHIYGMMRGRALAGASGDRECQIFCTSLSAELVSIAGEYWIMDQIPAEFFAKASRLCLKDGELTIQTLN
- a CDS encoding YcgL domain-containing protein, which produces MFCVIYRSPKRDQTYLYVEKKDDFSRVPEELLRGFGKPQMAMMLPLDGSKRLVNASLDKVKASLQEQGYYLQVPPPLESLLKSHLETAKKPN
- the rnd gene encoding ribonuclease D, translated to MITTNEALAELCQTARQFPALALDTEFVRTRTYYPRLGLIQLYDGEHIALIDPLPITEWAPFRDLLLDEGVIKFLHAGSEDLEVFLHEYGVLPTPMIDTQILAAFTGRPMSCGFATLVESFTGIALDKSESRTDWIARPLTEKQCQYAAADVFYLLPIAHKLMAEAGAAGKLDAALDECGLLCRRRQVVVAPEEAYRDITNAWQLRPRQLAALRLMAAWRLDMAREKDMAVNFVVREENLWKVARFMPGSLGELDHLGLAGQEIRFHGRALVGMVAQANAFDDSELPEPIVNLIDNPAYKAAFKALKSLVVAAAEQHGVSQELLASRRQINQLLSWYWKIKPQEIRPELIDGWRGQLLGNDIMALLQAEYA
- a CDS encoding lytic murein transglycosylase, with product MKTPSLSTIILALALAGCASKNSAAPTQASAAPALPSSVSAGSAVTHGHFLSSTSKSTLATEGRDPAEFPAYVAQLKDKARQQGIDDATLNTAFNGVHFVDRAISADRNQPENKVTLSEYLGRVLTTAKIQQARDSLQQYRAQLAPVSQRSGVQPEYIVALWAMESHFGNIQGREEVISALSTLAFEGRREAFFTRELIAALHIIQQQHIAPGDLQGSWAGAMGQNQFMPSSFLRYGADGDGDGRIDIWHNTADVFASTANYLAKEGWKAGGSWGREAILPVDFVPEMAGLKANQAKTVGEWQKLGVRLTREANLPDTQQKAWIIIPEDSPVRAFMVYDNFRTLLRWNRSWYFAISIGMMADAMSQ